Proteins encoded within one genomic window of Elusimicrobiota bacterium:
- a CDS encoding response regulator translates to MKKCILVVEDDHTLAGAVEARLQSDGYEIILAYDGEEAVEFINKKNIDLALLDVMLPKMNGHGVCAYIRSKKKFEHIPVIMMTALNTMADIDEAFRCGANDYIVKPFSFERLTSKVQKLLEQNK, encoded by the coding sequence ATGAAAAAATGTATCCTCGTAGTTGAAGATGATCACACACTTGCCGGCGCGGTGGAAGCGCGGTTGCAATCAGATGGATATGAAATTATCCTGGCTTATGACGGTGAAGAGGCTGTGGAGTTCATTAACAAAAAAAATATTGATCTTGCATTACTTGACGTTATGCTGCCAAAAATGAACGGGCACGGCGTATGTGCGTATATTAGGTCAAAGAAAAAGTTTGAGCATATACCCGTGATAATGATGACTGCGCTGAATACTATGGCGGATATCGACGAAGCATTTCGTTGCGGGGCTAATGACTATATTGTGAAACCGTTCTCGTTTGAACGGCTTACCTCAAAAGTACAGAAGTTACTGGAACAAAATAAATAA